One Aegilops tauschii subsp. strangulata cultivar AL8/78 chromosome 2, Aet v6.0, whole genome shotgun sequence genomic window, CCCGAGCCCTCCGCCGCTGCCATCCGTGACCTCAACATTGAGGCCCGGGTCCCTATCCGTCTCGATAGCTCCAGCACGTCTTACTACGCGTGGAAGACCTACTTCAACCTCATCTTCCGCGAGTACTATCTCACCGAGCACATCGACGGTCCCGTGGACAACGCGTAGATGCACGGCGATCCGGAGTGGTCCACTATCGAGGCCACGATCATCCGTTGGTTCTACCAGACGGTCTCGAAGGACATCTTCCAGACGGtcgtcgccgaggacgacgacGCCTGCGTGTGGGCCAAGATCAACGCGCTCTTCACCGACAACAAACTTCAGCGCCTTGTTTTCTTGCAGCAGGAATCCTTCGGCTGTCACCAGGACAACTCCACCATCGACAAGTACTGCATGAGGCTCAAGATGCTCGTCGACGAGCTTCGCGACATCGGCGCCAAGGTCTCCGACAACCTCATGCTGAGCACCCTCACCGCCGGTCTTAATGAGGACTTCGGCAACGCGGCGTCCAACCTCACCCTGCTGTCGCAGCCCACTTTTCAACGTGTCGTCACGTACCTCAAACTTGAGGAGCGCCGGATGACGAAGCTGAAGCAGCGGgtctaatacgtctccaacgtatctataatttatgaagtattcatgctgttatttcatcattcttggatgttttacaatcattttatagcaacttttatatcattttttgagactaacctattgacccagtgccaagtgccagttactgttttttgcttgttttttacatcacaggaaatcaataccaaacagagtctaAACGgagcctatgatatatctagcttggaaagtgttgggagctctaagtcattttcgttggtgggaaaagtatgcctctcaaaatgtttttatctctcaattttcggtttgagctctggcacctctataaatccctacttccctctgcgaagggcctatctttaactttatgtatttacttttatgcaagagtcaaagttttctctctattcctttttatttttctcctttggcaagcatcatgtggtgaggaaagatctaggcacatatgtccagttgaatatgggtagcatgagttattattgttgacatcacccttgaggtgaatgcTTCGGGAGGCGAAACAATAagccctatctttctatgtgtccggttgaaacgttttgctcatgtgtatgcagtgagtgttagcaatcatagaagactatatgatggttgagtatgtggagctcttacttaaactctattgaataagttgaattgcaattgcttggtgactaagaacataggttgttgagtttcaagagaattcattgtttgaaccttaacatgtgaattggttgtcATTATgacatgaaaagttttatgagaaagaattgttgttatgatgcaaGGAAAAGttattgaaattatcattgatcaaacttatgcactttgctagaaTTCACACTTCAAAAAtaatttcttttatcatttacctactcgaggacgagtaggaactaagcttggggatgctgatacgcctccaacgtatctataaattatgaagtattcatgctgttatttcaTCATTCtgggatgttttacaatcattttatagcaactttatatcttttttgggactaacctattgacccagtgccaagtgttagttgttgttttttgcttgttttttacatcgcaggaaatcaataccaaacagagtccaaacgcacCAAAACTCCACggggattttttatgggccagaagacatccatcgggccagagcagcacctgggggtgccccgaggggggcacaacccaccaggaagcaccaggcccccctggcgcactcaggtgggttgtgcccacctcggtggcctcctgcaccccctctttgcactataaattcccaaatatttcgAAACCCTACGGGGTTAACCTGGATCAGAAGTCCCGCCGCTGCAGGGCtccgtagccaccgaaaaccaatctagacccatttCGGCACCCCGCCGGAgcgggaatcatctccggtggccatcttcatcatcccggcggcc contains:
- the LOC109785272 gene encoding uncharacterized protein, which codes for MHGDPEWSTIEATIIRWFYQTVSKDIFQTVVAEDDDACVWAKINALFTDNKLQRLVFLQQESFGCHQDNSTIDKYCMRLKMLVDELRDIGAKVSDNLMLSTLTAGLNEDFGNAASNLTLLSQPTFQRVVTYLKLEERRMTKLKQRV